In the Arachis hypogaea cultivar Tifrunner chromosome 20, arahy.Tifrunner.gnm2.J5K5, whole genome shotgun sequence genome, TCCGCCGCTCCATCGCCGCAATCGCCTGTCCGGTGCCAGCACAGGCCCTTCCTCTCCTCTGCAGCGGAGTCTTCCGGCCTGGCGGTCCTTCTCCGTGGCGGATCTGCATTATTGTGGCACAGCCGCAACCGTCAATATGCCGGATTCCACCACCCTAAGAAATGATGCAGCTCATCCATCTTAGTATCACTAATCCTCCATCACCAGTGTTGAtttgaagaaggaaaaaaaatgatGGTTCTTTAAATCTTAACAGGTTAACTTAGAATTTTCGTTAATTAGTAGTTATGAAGACTAACTTAGATCGGTATTATAATGTGTTTTGCAggagtaaaaaaatataatttttatattaaaattagttatcaatatatttatgtataaatatatatgtaatttaatttatttttagtgtatatttatattttaatatatattttatattgatgattaattttagtaattcATTTTGATAAAAATGTAGTAATATTGTCGCAATCTCGATATATTATATACAGATAAGTAAAATTTGGCCAGTCCGACACAAGATCTGGCTCCCAAAAAGctatcatcttcaaaaatttctTCAATAACATTAATGTATGGAGAAATTGAACGAATAATTTCACTGGGTAGCCAAATGTCATGAACATATGGCTGTTAGATCTTACAAGGGCGTTTGACTAATGATATGGTTACTGAAATTTGGCGTTTAGCAAAAGTTAGGATGTTGGCAAGCAAGGTCAATATCAGCACTAGAAAGGAATGAAGGCTGGTTACCTGCCTGATCGTATAATTGCCCAACTATGCAATATTcattaatgaaagtaaaaagcatcatcaagaatttaaactaagctCTAATGGATACGGCATACTATTATACTAACATgaagcttttttttttatcaagttaCAATGAGTTTCATATGTCAACTTTCTAGCTATAGCTAGAATTTGAACCCAATATATTTTATAGCAAGGTATATATAGTTGTTACTAGACCAGACCTTGTAATGCATAATAACATTGAGTTGATCTAAGTAGTGAGAAAAATCTTATATTGGACTAAAAAAATCCaaacaaaaaataagataaaaaagattaaataaaaaatcactaCTGAAAAGCGCTAGAAATTCATAactaaaactcaaaattaaattgttgcatagtcaccaaaaaaaaaattaaattgttgcatGAAAAGATAAGTTTCAACATTTAAATCAATGAATACAATGACAATAACTCAATCAAATTGTCTTACTAAGGAAAGTCTTTTTTTTAGTAATTCCAATACTACTCCATATAAGATCATCTTTATTATTTGGTGAGGTTGAATTTGATAAAATAGAATAGAAATATTAATGAACAAAATTAGATTGACTATCAAAGTATTAAATGGATAGATAAAtagaaatttattataaatattaaggataaaattaaattaaactaaatgttaagaatattttttttaattaaaaaaaaaaactatattcttctcaattaattattcaatttatttatttgggtAAAAAACCCTAATAAGCCAAGGCAAGAAATGTGTAACGTAAATACGCCAAACTGAAAATCGTTTCAGCATAAGCTAAACactatttttatgtaattcgaaccagggtggttcgaactaCGAaccttagtaattcgaaccagggtggttcgaattaggCGGAGAGGAACTTtgaatgtaattcgaaccaatacGGTTCGAACTATCACCCCAAGTAATTCGAACTAACCTAGTTTGAACTATAGGCAAGTGTGCAAcgtatgtaattcgaaccaagctggttcaaATTACCATTGGCGTGCTCCTTCATaaatcgaaccaagctggttcgaattaggggtgattcggctatataaggagttcgaatcaccctCATTCGAACTATTATTCCTTCCCCCTACCccaccaaatctcagagaaaacgacccagattctcttcgaggaagacctgaacggaatactctgctgatgggggacgatccggcacggttatatcgcttggacggagtcgctcatatagccagggtcatcaacgacgaggttagtacggaaatattttttattctagcGGTATATGTGacttagtggttttgcatgtgggttagatggtggtttatgttagtggtttatgtaggtGGTTTATGTGAGGGGAttttgttggtggtttatgttagtggtttaagttagcggtttaagttagtggtttatgttagtggtttaggttggtggtttagggtagtggtttatgttagtggtttaagttagtggtttctgttagtggtttatgttggtggttgATGTTACCGGTTTTTGTGAGTGGTTTATGCAAGCGGTTTATGTGAGTGGTTTAGGGTAGGTGGTTTTCGTTAGTGGTTTTATGTTGGTGATTTGTTTGACTTGTTTGATGGTAGTTGTTTTACGCTAGCTGTTTTATGTAAACCGCTTTAGTTAAGCTGTTTCTTGTTAGTGGATCTCGTTAAgttggtttatgttagcggtttagtTGTGCGGTCTATGGGTTTGTTTCCAGTTGCTTATCTTTCATGTAATGTTATGCGGTTTTATTTAGCAGAATGGTTTGTTGATGATTTATCGTGTTGCTTACGGTTGTGGTTGGTTTTTAAGCTAGTTCTAACTATGCGGTTCATTTCATGCGCAGCCCCAGCGATGCATtaggagcatgcggcggcagcagaGCATGCGACTTGATGACAGATACGTttcgtacttgcagatggcaggtctataccatcttgcaaggTTGAACGACCGATGGTTCCGGCTAGACGAGGCCCTTGTCAGTGCATTCGTGGAGCGATGGCGTCccgagacgcacacgtttcatatgccgttcggagagtgcacgatcacactccaggacgtggcataccagctggGTTTGCCAGTGGACGGCCGTTACGTGAGTGGTTGCCTGTCAGAGCTCCATATATACATCGAGGGTGGCCGTCCAGCCTGGGtctggttccaggagttgctcgGAGTTACACCTCCTCCTAGTcaggttcagaagtacgcagtgaactgcagctggtttcaggagacTTTTGGTGAGTGCCCTGAGGATGCAGATGAGGACACTGTGCGCCGATATGcccgtgcgtacatcatgatgttgttgggtaCGCAGCTGTTTGCGGACAAGTCCGGGAATCGgattcacatcagatggcttccgTACGTAGCGAGGCTGGAGGAGCTGGGTACCTACAGCTGGGGTTCTGCAGCACTGGcttggttgtaccggtgcatgtgccgagtggcgaACAGACATGTCGTCAAGTTAGCGGGCCCGCTTCAGCTACTTCAGTCTTGGATCTTTTGGCGCTTTCCTCGGTTTAGGCTTGCAGGATATGAGACGTTCAGCTGGCCGTTGGCCTCGAGGTACTAGAAGCGGCCTTCTCTATTTCAATTTTACATATATAACTGCATATTCATTAATAGTCTATTGCATACTCTAAACACATATTTCAGTAGATGTAACACATGTGTATGGTTCAGATGGTCAAGTTACAGCTGGACCGCTGGCTCGTACACTGGGACGGAGGAAGAAGCCACGGCAGCCCTGGAACTGGAACCAGCTGCCGTGGCTACATtggtggtattccggttcgaactcCCTGAGATGGATACCACATCAATCAGCTTTGCCAGCAAttctggtgtcctcacctccggaaactgcctccgacaaagaaacatgacttgcaggtcctcatcactaccaatcgtgaGACAATCATACTTCACTGTATCGTGCAGGATCGtgactggaatgcgatagaaaaacttcttaacccgcttcgcaccttccaggccaagtttcatcagcatagatctaacaaggtcatcatagcttGTCGTTGGATTCACgacaatacagagaggatccttatctgtgaacttcactccggaacgagttttcctcttaatggatcctctgtggtgaaccagaacaacaaaactctcctcactagccatcttactCCATCTAATGAGACCAACTCACGCTTAGAACGGTTATATAGAGGTCTCTCTCCCACTAATTCGAACCGGTCCGGTTCAAATTATGTTtcgtgtaattcgaaccagcccggTTCGAATTACTGAGGCCGGActctctctataattcgaacCTCCCTGGTTCGAACTATGTGCACCCAAGGTTCGAACCTACCTAGTTCGATTTATGAAGAAAATTTAGGTAGTAGTTCGAACCacattggttcgaattacattcaAAGTTCCTCTCCacctaattcgaaccaccctggttcgaattactaaggtTCGtagttcgaaccaccctggttcgaattacataaaaatagcGTTTGGCTGAAACGATTTTCAATTTGGCGTATTTACGTTACATATTTCTTGCCTTGGCTTATTAGGGTTTTTTAccctatttattttattgatttataatattattaattaatataatttacaataattattttattaaaggaaGGGACAAATTTAAAATGATCAATGATCAACATTCAATGAGATACAACTTTGTTTTTCATTGGATTTATgagaataactcataatatattaGAGTACTGTAAGTACTCTACTGTAAGTACTCTGCCtccataatttttaattattgttctAAGTTttaatattgttaaaaaaatgttatggacaaaattattaaatattaaaaatatctttaaattttttaaaattattaaagataaaaaataaattttattttttactttatcgATCTCTTGGTTTTAAAAGTAATTGACCTAACATGTATAATGCACTGTTCTAAactcctaatttttttttttttaccaaagataggagactcgaactcgcaacctcttaattgagtatggggagccTATGCCAGTTGAGCTATTACTAATTGGCTTCTAAACTCCTAATTAGTTAtttgaatcaaatttaaaaaattaggttGAATTATATTCTATAAGTCGGATTATTTTTATAGAAGCTATTTTGGGGGAAAAAATTGGAAATTTATAGCAGAGGGATCAGATTTATTTGTCAGAGTGAGAGGATAAGCAGCGGACACGACAGAAGCCCCCTTCCATTGTTTGTGTGGAAATGGCGTCACTTGGCACCACTCCTGCGCATGTTAGCAGCAACAGCTACTTCCGACGCCGATCAACTTTCAACATCAAACAGCGGTGTGTGCCTATTACAGTGAGGTGTTCACTGCAACCACCAATTAGATTCCACAACCACAAGAGTCGTCGATCTCTGTCCATCTCCAtagctctctcttctttccttctcaCTTTTCCTAACCGTACGTTAACTCTAATCTTATTTTATGTCATCTCATATGTAGCACTCTTAATTATGTGTATCTTCTGCACTGTTGTAGGTGCTCTTGCTGAAGGAAATATTTTCGATAAATATGTTAAGAGGTAgcagtatttttaattttttatatatcataCTCTTGGttcgaatttttttgttttttattaatcACATAGTTTGAGTTTCTGTCTATGTAGAAAAAAGCTTGATCCTCTAGAGGCCTATGTGCCAGCTGTCATACTTACACAGTTCCAGATCAAAGATCTGGGTAATTTTGACGAACACTAATTGCTTGTATTTTAAATCGGAAATCTAGATAAGACTGTAATGCGTACTTATATATAATATGGATTTGTTGATTAGAAAAAACAATAGAGGGTGATGAACCCCAGTTTGGCCTATGCCGCTCTCTACTTCGTTCTGGACCTGCAGCATCCCTCCGTGTAAACATTCGTGCAGTAAGTTAGAATTTCTTAcgtacattttcttgttttttttttatattaaatattagttaaaacttttataatttttgttttatagATGGCGCAGTATGCATTTGACAGTGGAAATGGTAAAACTGCATTTAACAAAGTCGATGAATGTCTCAGGTATTCTCATTCGTTACTCAATTTTCACACAGATAATAGAGTTTTATAACTTCCATAACTAACCAAATTAACAAAACTCTGTTTTCTAAAAGGTCGCTAGAGGAGCTTGATTCCTTACTTCTACATGCTTCAAGAAAGGATCCTAAAGCCTCGGTCAAATCAATGAAAGACAAGATCAATACAGCCCTTACCGCTATTGACAggtgaatttattttaattaacttcGATTTTTCCCTTACACGTTGACAGATATCTTCTTAATAACTTGTTTTTGTTTCAGCCTCTTACAAACTGTACCTTCTGATGTGCTAAGTAAAGGAAAGGTTATAGCTGATTCATACAGAGACCCTGCTGAAGTAGAAATAGAGACTTTAGACCCTAATTTAAAGCAATTAGAATCAATACTATGACTAGTTAAAAATGCATTTTCTTCCCCCAACACTTAATTATGCAAGAGTTAAAGCCTTCAAACATTGTTgacatatttttttagtaatttcctATTCTATTTCATTGACATCATTCTTATTATTTGATGAGATTGATTTTGTTGAggtagaataaaaatattaactcgGTTTAAATTTCGCTTTGTGCATGTAGCAATTTATGGGTCAGCGAACAGCTAACTCAGATCAGTACGGATTAGTCCGTTggactgaaaaataaaaaattaagtgaacaaaagaatagaaatattaataaacaaaattgtattgactatcaaaaaattaaatgaatataATTTACAATAATTGCTTTATTAAAGAAAGGGACAAGTTTAAAATGATCAATAATCAAACCTTCAACGAGATGCAACTTTGTTTTTGGATTCCATTTACAAGGACAAATCATATAGTATATTAGAGTACCTTATGTACTCTGCCtccataatttttaattattgttctaatttttaaataaaatcaaataaaatatatttcgtAAATTAAtgttaatattatcaaatttttttatataaaaattttaaaaaatacggtAAATTCTaggaatattttttatatatataatatattttttatacattaatattacaaaaatattaaaattatgaaaaaaattgaattagagGATGGATTAAGGATAACATTGAGAGTGACTTTATAAACGATATTTTAAAGAGTGCGATGTTTCCTTAAATGTTTGAAAAGCTACTTGAATTATTCCAACGGTCATTAACCGTCTTTTCTTCTTATATAATCTGTTAGAAACTTTATTTTCTATCTCCGATCTAAATTTCCGTCTTCTCTTCTCCACTctattcttttttct is a window encoding:
- the LOC112785077 gene encoding uncharacterized protein translates to MASLGTTPAHVSSNSYFRRRSTFNIKQRCVPITVRCSLQPPIRFHNHKSRRSLSISIALSSFLLTFPNRALAEGNIFDKYVKRKKLDPLEAYVPAVILTQFQIKDLEKTIEGDEPQFGLCRSLLRSGPAASLRVNIRAMAQYAFDSGNGKTAFNKVDECLRSLEELDSLLLHASRKDPKASVKSMKDKINTALTAIDSLLQTVPSDVLSKGKVIADSYRDPAEVEIETLDPNLKQLESIL